The Peribacillus sp. FSL P2-0133 genome has a segment encoding these proteins:
- a CDS encoding DUF4261 domain-containing protein, with protein sequence MKDNQIIIGIPGKWKDRTELIQTVASQSEGYLLTGNVFHNSDKNITFQAEIHDYEPTLKESFSYASKDAFSENALEEINDHTFTVYIIADVSDTGTVIDLIDAGAAILRAGGMAVKIETAGIAHSKEDWQHLHHSPDILSVYAHFVTIIGEEDYYCSFGMKAFGLPDAVTLNTMSPKEAAALLNTFNYYHLGERPLFKNGETFSIQQDAPDFILTGLQDFRYEEDHPFYNPLGLWNLGTSK encoded by the coding sequence ATGAAGGACAACCAAATCATCATAGGGATACCCGGTAAATGGAAGGACCGGACAGAATTGATTCAAACGGTCGCTTCCCAAAGTGAAGGGTATCTGTTAACCGGGAATGTTTTTCATAACAGCGATAAGAACATTACTTTTCAGGCTGAGATCCATGATTATGAACCCACTTTGAAAGAAAGCTTTTCCTACGCCAGTAAAGACGCCTTTTCGGAAAATGCATTAGAGGAGATCAATGACCATACCTTTACCGTTTATATAATAGCCGATGTATCCGATACCGGAACTGTTATCGATTTGATCGATGCCGGGGCAGCGATCCTAAGGGCAGGCGGAATGGCAGTGAAAATAGAAACGGCTGGAATTGCCCATTCAAAGGAAGATTGGCAGCATCTTCATCATAGCCCCGATATTCTCTCGGTATATGCCCATTTTGTCACGATCATCGGAGAGGAAGATTATTATTGTTCATTCGGAATGAAAGCTTTTGGTCTTCCGGATGCCGTGACACTTAACACGATGAGTCCGAAAGAGGCGGCTGCCCTGCTTAACACATTTAATTATTACCATTTAGGTGAACGTCCTCTCTTTAAGAATGGCGAAACCTTTAGCATTCAACAAGATGCACCCGACTTTATATTGACGGGCCTTCAGGACTTTAGATATGAAGAAGACCATCCCTTCTACAACCCGTTAGGATTATGGAATTTAGGGACAAGTAAATAG